In Sebaldella termitidis ATCC 33386, one DNA window encodes the following:
- a CDS encoding TetR/AcrR family transcriptional regulator yields the protein MDKKDVIKITLELIKEKKLEKTSIGEIVKKLDSSPGNLYYHFKSKNEIYKETADYSYTEIIKSLNNVKSENNRQSYLFRLTKTLIKFFEEREDILYFLMSIRGSYFFDKESGQQNFLAKFQKILSEEKPNTEQEKQISLKLNMFLGSVYEVLYVNKLVNKRNLNEEEIKEMCMSFWGNIEMENYKTCEQNSLKVGLS from the coding sequence ATGGATAAAAAGGATGTAATTAAAATAACGTTGGAACTGATAAAAGAGAAGAAGCTGGAAAAGACCTCAATAGGGGAAATAGTGAAAAAACTGGATTCAAGTCCGGGAAATCTGTATTATCATTTCAAAAGTAAAAATGAGATTTATAAAGAAACAGCGGATTATTCTTATACTGAAATAATAAAAAGCCTGAATAATGTAAAATCAGAAAATAACAGGCAGAGTTATTTATTCAGACTGACAAAAACACTGATAAAATTTTTTGAAGAGAGGGAAGATATATTATATTTTCTGATGAGTATAAGAGGCTCATATTTCTTTGATAAAGAATCAGGTCAGCAGAATTTTTTAGCAAAATTTCAAAAAATACTATCTGAGGAAAAACCAAATACTGAACAAGAGAAACAAATATCATTAAAGCTGAATATGTTTTTGGGCTCTGTATATGAAGTGCTGTATGTAAATAAATTAGTAAATAAGAGAAATTTAAATGAAGAAGAAATAAAAGAGATGTGTATGTCATTCTGGGGAAACATAGAAATGGAAAATTATAAAACATGTGAGCAGAATAGTCTGAAAGTAGGATTATCTTAG
- a CDS encoding winged helix-turn-helix transcriptional regulator — MYEHKLEKEIWCPIEYGLDVFGGKWKSRIICVIAANGIIRYNALRRELTNVTDAVLAAMLKEMISDGLINRKQYNEMPPKVEYSLTEKGDSVLPILQYICQWSKNYTEVDKEKILSSCKTCSQF, encoded by the coding sequence ATGTATGAACATAAACTGGAAAAAGAAATATGGTGTCCTATTGAATATGGTCTGGATGTTTTCGGAGGAAAATGGAAATCGCGGATTATCTGTGTCATTGCTGCTAATGGCATTATCCGCTATAATGCTCTTCGACGGGAGCTCACGAATGTTACTGATGCTGTTCTTGCTGCTATGCTGAAAGAAATGATTTCCGACGGGCTGATAAACAGAAAGCAATACAATGAAATGCCTCCTAAAGTGGAATATTCCCTTACAGAAAAAGGAGATTCCGTTTTACCTATTCTTCAGTATATCTGTCAATGGTCAAAAAATTATACAGAGGTAGACAAAGAGAAGATTTTGTCTTCCTGCAAGACATGCAGTCAATTTTAA
- a CDS encoding ammonium transporter — translation MKKIVFLMLILVSFLSFSNTADLVQTNLNWTWTLIGGILVFFMQAGFAMVETGFTRAKNSGNIIMKNTMDFCIGILTYWAIGFAFMFGTGGGFLGWGNFFGGGLDGWNWTFFIFQGMFSATAATIVSGAIAERAKFTTYLIITFFISAFIYPVYGHWAWAGLYGQSTGWLENLGFIDFAGSAVVHSIGGWVSLAGAMILGPRIGRYTNKTVNAIPGHSLTLGALGVFILWFAWYGFNCGSTTTGTYEIGLIAVNTALAPAAAALSALAFSYKLYKTFDIGLVLNGILAGLVGVTAGCASIEPWAAVVIGLTSGIIVIASIRLLDRFEIDDPVGAISVHGVCGAWGTICAGIFYAESLFDPKIIGIQVLGAAAAFQFAFLMGCFIFTVLKHTLGIRVSIQEEIRGLDLSEHEARSYPEFQERI, via the coding sequence ATGAAAAAAATAGTTTTTTTAATGTTGATTCTTGTGTCATTTTTATCTTTTTCCAATACTGCTGATTTGGTACAGACAAATCTGAATTGGACATGGACGTTAATCGGGGGGATACTGGTATTTTTTATGCAGGCGGGTTTTGCCATGGTAGAAACAGGTTTTACCAGAGCAAAGAATTCCGGAAATATTATAATGAAAAATACAATGGATTTCTGTATAGGAATACTCACATACTGGGCAATCGGATTTGCTTTTATGTTTGGAACAGGCGGAGGTTTCCTGGGATGGGGCAATTTTTTCGGAGGAGGATTGGACGGCTGGAACTGGACATTTTTCATTTTTCAGGGTATGTTCTCTGCAACAGCAGCAACAATAGTTTCTGGAGCAATTGCTGAAAGAGCTAAATTTACGACTTATCTGATTATCACCTTCTTCATTTCAGCCTTTATATATCCTGTATACGGGCATTGGGCATGGGCAGGACTTTACGGACAGAGCACAGGCTGGCTTGAGAATCTGGGTTTTATAGATTTTGCTGGTTCGGCTGTTGTACATTCCATAGGCGGCTGGGTATCTCTGGCAGGAGCTATGATACTGGGACCCAGAATAGGAAGATATACGAATAAGACTGTAAATGCAATTCCGGGACATTCATTAACACTTGGTGCTTTGGGTGTGTTTATACTCTGGTTTGCATGGTATGGTTTTAACTGCGGCAGCACAACAACAGGTACATATGAAATAGGATTAATAGCGGTTAATACTGCACTTGCACCAGCAGCGGCAGCACTTTCGGCACTTGCGTTTTCATATAAATTATATAAAACTTTTGATATAGGTCTGGTATTAAATGGAATATTGGCAGGGCTTGTGGGTGTGACTGCGGGATGTGCAAGCATAGAACCGTGGGCTGCTGTTGTTATAGGTCTTACATCAGGAATAATTGTTATAGCTTCAATAAGACTGCTTGACCGCTTTGAAATTGACGATCCTGTAGGGGCAATATCTGTACACGGAGTATGCGGTGCGTGGGGAACAATATGTGCAGGAATATTTTATGCCGAAAGCTTATTCGATCCTAAAATAATCGGAATACAGGTCTTGGGAGCAGCAGCTGCATTTCAGTTTGCCTTTCTGATGGGATGTTTTATTTTCACAGTTCTAAAACATACGCTGGGAATAAGAGTGTCTATACAGGAAGAGATCAGGGGTCTTGATTTATCGGAACATGAAGCGAGATCTTATCCTGAATTTCAGGAGAGAATATAA
- a CDS encoding P-II family nitrogen regulator — MKMIIAIVKPEKFSEVKNALTDSGIEGMTVTEVKGFGKQGGHKEIFRGTEYKIDLLNKVKIEICVEDSEAENVINTVLNSAKTGKAGEIGDGKIFVIDVEKSVTIRTGETN; from the coding sequence ATGAAAATGATTATAGCTATAGTAAAACCTGAAAAATTTTCTGAAGTAAAAAATGCTCTCACTGATTCGGGAATAGAAGGCATGACAGTAACTGAAGTAAAAGGCTTTGGGAAACAGGGAGGACATAAAGAGATTTTTCGCGGAACTGAGTACAAAATTGATCTTTTAAATAAGGTGAAAATAGAAATTTGTGTAGAAGATTCAGAAGCTGAGAATGTAATAAATACAGTACTGAATAGTGCCAAAACCGGTAAAGCCGGAGAAATAGGCGACGGGAAAATATTCGTAATTGACGTAGAAAAGTCAGTTACTATAAGAACGGGAGAAACTAACTAA
- a CDS encoding replication initiation protein, which yields MIDIFNFTPTKKSKNFIVNIKLNKNFSKSEKEFFELLIFNFDLASPYISLDSKDLIKVLNLDTDSKLQDFLHKITDKKVLYSITEEDAVIYSGAFSPVSSYFQKKEKIYIFTAEELKLFLTEENIFSHFNFKKFIFMEKNLSLILYNHLNNILPANTLSVTVTELKELFGLEDSYNRIYDFEKYILKKIVKNINKYTDLEVKYEKPAHSGSVINFTFKSTYRENIFEKTKEIIDTVKSKIINYENVYNLILNYLEKRGLSYVNNNVSYINSLKNIQNFDAHLRKALLYDLYSSNLKNIKPESKFISFFEKYHVYKNSVTLQNDLYKYINSILYITSSLEELYSFEVINEIKNLEDGSFFTYKNEDFEIFVEFLQNKSSSIQIFIREDLI from the coding sequence ATGATTGATATATTTAATTTTACCCCAACAAAAAAATCGAAAAATTTTATTGTAAACATAAAGCTAAATAAGAATTTTTCCAAAAGCGAGAAGGAATTTTTCGAGCTTCTGATTTTTAATTTTGATCTTGCTTCACCATATATAAGTCTTGACTCTAAAGATCTGATAAAGGTGCTGAATCTGGATACTGATTCAAAACTGCAGGACTTTCTTCACAAAATTACCGACAAAAAGGTTCTTTACTCTATTACGGAAGAAGACGCTGTGATATACAGCGGAGCCTTTTCACCTGTATCTTCCTATTTTCAAAAGAAAGAAAAAATATATATTTTTACTGCCGAAGAGCTGAAATTGTTTCTTACAGAAGAAAATATTTTTTCCCACTTTAATTTTAAAAAATTTATTTTTATGGAAAAAAACCTTTCTCTTATTTTATATAATCATTTAAATAATATTCTTCCGGCAAACACACTTTCTGTCACTGTTACAGAGCTTAAGGAATTATTCGGACTGGAAGATTCCTATAACAGAATTTATGATTTTGAAAAGTATATTTTGAAAAAAATAGTGAAAAATATAAATAAATATACCGATCTTGAGGTAAAATATGAAAAACCGGCACATTCCGGCTCAGTAATTAATTTTACTTTTAAAAGTACATATCGTGAAAATATTTTTGAAAAGACAAAGGAAATTATAGATACTGTAAAATCAAAAATTATTAACTATGAAAATGTTTATAATCTTATACTTAATTATCTGGAAAAAAGAGGGCTCAGCTATGTTAATAATAATGTCTCCTACATTAACAGCCTGAAAAATATCCAGAATTTTGATGCACATCTGAGAAAGGCACTGCTTTATGATCTTTATTCCTCTAATTTAAAAAATATAAAGCCGGAAAGCAAATTTATCAGTTTTTTTGAAAAATATCATGTTTATAAAAATTCCGTAACACTCCAGAATGATCTGTATAAATATATCAACAGCATTCTGTATATTACATCTTCGCTGGAAGAGCTCTATTCCTTTGAAGTAATCAATGAAATTAAAAACCTTGAGGACGGTTCTTTTTTTACTTATAAAAATGAAGATTTTGAAATATTTGTAGAATTTTTACAGAATAAAAGCAGCTCTATACAGATTTTTATCAGAGAGGACCTTATCTGA
- the ptsG gene encoding glucose-specific PTS transporter subunit IIBC — protein MEKKKNALFGKMFAILQKIGRSLMIPVAILPAAGLLLGIGAGLQQSELIARLPFLGNHFIQYGALLMTQAGDIVFGNLPLLFAIGVAIGFANNGDGVGALAAVLGFLIMNVIAGIVSNAGAVLSGVDTIRTALQLNTIPNMDFSSMDSIYKAGEYILQNSSQFSDTLVGAATSIKGLTVGQLYGYTRVMGIPTLQTGVFGGIIAGLLGAAIFNKYYKIELPQFLGFFAGKRFVPIMTSVFAILLGLVLPFVWQPIQYLLTLCSDLANNGNTNVSTFIFGIIERALIPFGLHHVFYSPFWYQFGEYTSNAGQIVNGDQRIWFAMYADGVKNFSSASYSGAGKFMTGKFVFMMFGLPAAALAMYHEAKDNKKKLVAGVLFSAALTSFLTGITEPIEFLFLFIAPVLYGLHVLLAGLSFMIMNMLQVRIGMTFSGGFIDYTLFGIFPGITGGFQTRWYLVPVVGVFYAVIYYFLFRFFIRKFNLKTPGREDDTEVSPVGTISKSKSEQAKAVLEALGGKENIKSLDACITRLRVTVADTKKVNDDELKKLGAKGVLKVGEEGVQAIFGTHSEILKDEIKTLL, from the coding sequence ATGGAAAAGAAAAAAAATGCTTTATTTGGAAAAATGTTTGCCATATTGCAAAAGATAGGAAGATCACTTATGATTCCTGTGGCAATTCTTCCGGCAGCCGGTCTTCTTCTAGGAATCGGAGCAGGTCTGCAGCAGAGTGAACTTATTGCAAGACTGCCTTTTCTGGGAAATCATTTTATACAATATGGTGCGTTACTGATGACTCAGGCCGGAGATATAGTTTTTGGGAATCTGCCGTTATTATTTGCCATCGGTGTAGCAATCGGTTTTGCTAATAATGGTGATGGTGTAGGAGCACTGGCAGCTGTTTTGGGATTTTTGATCATGAATGTAATAGCAGGAATAGTTTCTAATGCAGGGGCCGTATTATCAGGAGTAGATACGATAAGAACAGCACTTCAGCTTAATACAATACCTAATATGGACTTCAGCAGTATGGACAGTATATATAAAGCCGGCGAGTATATACTGCAGAATAGCTCACAGTTTTCAGATACGCTTGTAGGAGCGGCTACAAGTATCAAGGGTCTTACAGTAGGACAGCTTTACGGTTATACAAGGGTAATGGGAATTCCTACATTACAGACAGGAGTTTTCGGCGGTATAATAGCAGGTCTTCTTGGTGCTGCAATATTTAATAAATATTATAAAATAGAACTTCCTCAGTTTCTGGGATTTTTTGCAGGGAAAAGATTCGTGCCGATAATGACATCAGTGTTTGCAATACTGCTTGGTCTGGTACTTCCTTTTGTATGGCAGCCTATACAGTATCTGCTTACATTATGTTCAGATCTTGCGAATAACGGTAATACAAATGTGTCTACATTTATTTTCGGGATTATTGAAAGAGCGCTGATTCCTTTTGGTCTTCACCATGTATTTTACTCGCCTTTCTGGTATCAGTTCGGGGAATATACTTCCAATGCAGGACAGATAGTGAATGGAGATCAGAGAATATGGTTTGCAATGTATGCTGACGGAGTTAAGAATTTCAGCAGTGCTTCATATTCCGGAGCAGGAAAATTTATGACAGGAAAATTTGTATTTATGATGTTCGGACTTCCGGCGGCGGCTCTGGCAATGTATCATGAAGCCAAAGATAATAAAAAGAAGCTTGTGGCAGGTGTATTATTTTCAGCAGCTCTTACCTCATTTTTAACAGGAATAACAGAACCGATAGAATTTTTATTTCTGTTTATAGCACCGGTATTGTACGGTCTTCACGTTTTACTTGCAGGTTTGTCTTTTATGATTATGAATATGCTTCAGGTAAGAATAGGAATGACATTTTCCGGCGGATTTATAGATTATACATTATTCGGAATATTTCCGGGAATTACCGGAGGATTTCAGACAAGATGGTATTTAGTTCCGGTTGTGGGAGTATTTTATGCAGTAATATATTATTTCTTATTTAGATTTTTCATTAGAAAATTTAATTTGAAAACACCGGGACGTGAGGACGACACAGAAGTTTCACCTGTAGGAACTATATCGAAGTCTAAAAGTGAACAGGCAAAAGCAGTATTGGAAGCACTCGGAGGAAAAGAAAATATAAAAAGTCTGGATGCATGTATTACAAGATTGAGAGTAACAGTAGCAGATACCAAAAAAGTAAATGACGACGAGCTGAAAAAACTAGGTGCAAAAGGTGTACTGAAAGTCGGAGAAGAAGGGGTACAGGCTATATTTGGAACAC